The following proteins come from a genomic window of Tenebrio molitor chromosome 9, icTenMoli1.1, whole genome shotgun sequence:
- the LOC138137914 gene encoding titin homolog isoform X3 has translation MEAEAGLVLPDISIVDSPQPPPGSNFPRPDFSEIISDDVNDSSADKNEGPLVKPTFKSALQAKKRLQAFSTNRPGSLPSSPSTKKPKLNVGLDEKIEETLAAAKKTTKKGNYRDDKAKAVIEEIEELKRNEQTYLELRRQSLKRSRSRSRSPDKRRFKKVDKKARNYRRRSVSPEKPKKPKKAQVKKYPRNWREFYESDSNFDLNRDFEVALPAGSNDILRQVLFESPSLPITPFKMKTVNREERVVPFEYIRFTRAKPVVPYSVNFGAIKEIFLSRKAILDALPKDVVASIEKLYSNSMKFKIDVDQKGDKIRNWYSKVWKDPENECKLLEKTVGLSFLQSYTGEEDNDFVDEEENRSPSKVEMNRQKVDGKREKDDTKKKNRLSEDAGKIDVERKKKCIREKSKSVDDADEVLDRKNKRKKDKAKKKERRAKEKKKRKKLKGKKKKRDKDDEEEDKSAGKSEKPSKQQVMEELKIIEEKLAKKREQEKSNADAEKEKNPKRKYSDREESGKETKYERQRRSSEKTMEKEKNSEEKEPKKPDRLEKQDDGKKAKIPPELGKKEQKKSRLSDEMLLEPKKKSRWSEPVVPKGETLSVDNLAVIEEIMRAEAAHEKVLQKVEELKKHDATAATGVVKETTPDTDEYHSHWESDDDVSSSVPRQPLKLNRSWESDEELFERTYNKNKTQSDCYSNLEIPLNIKTFSRRAKWDDQFKLLEEERRTLSEERKKLELEKQKILKLQEETKLDLLEEKKNQEEAKETVRMRSSTPEIEPPVKVKKEKLSSTESNYPIAVLENEYAEFIKAVSSDSSVSTKKKTERRSSSSTSSTSSSSDSDHKKKKRKAKMKKKKRKKKGRDCEGLLLGKGNIFNEFDIPVPSDLPEMVPTPLPVPSPIVPVDSILPLAPPNLLLNSIVDIKEKKTVEEPKLDPGLDLTKPFVFSSIVLPSKKLSLMDNSNLNLNDDSDSADFTDKFVRKPEGKEAIKTEEKEEEEEETVVEENKMEIVEKCEMDLREDEANDVDQLKEVEEKEMKIDAEPATGPVEEATKNASPFVERDTPKEPPHQEVKPAVENEPKIKRSRSVSPHRRFTDKPKEKRRSRSRSPKRRSPIRRRELSPPLRRRYPSPRRRTPPRRRGSPRRRTPSPRRRTPSPRRRSPSPRRRSSSPRRRSHSPRRRLSPLRRRRRSPSMSPPRSRGGLRKRTPSPRIRRSSPLNSPLDGFKRSVADSTISDDMLPQPNPDDYVESPPSYGSKYYDRKSRKSSLSPQPSPKRLSLDDRINQVLGLEKNEPPKPIETVYPNYGYSHTYAQQCPQYPQYGQYGMPKNDYVQPYGPMLYTQPPPPIAKPVPTPTKVVQVGNILQVVPTEEIPPIMVETKPPERAQKIVQVGNMLQIVPAVIATSKQPVLDVAPPPNIPVPPLPEKQSAEAVMKQKAAERKAEREKRRQERERRRKDKEKKRKEKEKRKQMKLKIKTENMIKRAIQLETEALANDDADENGDNSEAAVQWPPVPVVVSSTPSCKGILLAQGGSGKRKTVQFADGVRPGEGTSPSGGEELSSPPPNPSKLPKEKRYKKLKVPKKSKKKKIKVKVVKRVQNVEEDEDDDEDDNLPPPSPPPGSPPPHVFPSRVKTHTINNVHQYVGNIMPNSAAGFAFRQPMPVVLNRHQPPPAFMPAAYPDVNSLSHPAYQGVPSHH, from the exons ATGGAGGCAGAAGCTGGTCTCGTTCTTCCAGATATTTCAATCGTAGATTCGCCCCAGCCGCCCCCCGGCTCTAATTTTCCCAGACCAGatttttcagaaattatttCCGACGACGTTAACGACAGTTCGGCCGATAAAAATGAGGGGCCCCTCGTAAAACCGACGTTTAAGAGCGCCCTGCAGGCGAAAAAGCGCCTGCAAGCGTTTTCGACCAACCGACCGGGTTCGCTGCCATCGTCGCCTTCCACCAAAAAACCGAAACTCAATGTGGGACTCGACGAGAAAATCGAAGAAACGTTGGCGGCCGCCAAGAAAACAACCAAAAAAG GTAATTATCGCGACGACAAGGCAAAGGCGGTGATCGAAGAAATCGAAGAGTTGAAGAGAAATGAACAAACATACTTGGAATTACGAAGACAATCACTAAAAAGATCAAGATCTAGGTCGAGATCACCAG ATAAGAGGCGATTCAAAAAAGTCGACAAGAAGGCGAGAAATTACAGGAGGAGGTCGGTGAGTCCAGAAAAGCCCAAGAAACCCAAAAAGGCCCAAGTGAAAAAATACCCAAGAAATTGGCGAGAGTTTTACGAGTCGGATTCAAATTTCGATTTAAATCGAGATTTTGAAGTGGCTTTGCCCGCCGGAAGTAATGA TATACTCAGACAAGTACTCTTCGAATCTCCATCTCTGCCTATCACTCCATTTAAAATGAAGACTGTCAACAGAGAGGAAAGAGTCGTTCCGTTTGAATATATCAG ATTCACTCGAGCAAAACCTGTTGTACCTTATAGCGTGAATTTTGGTGCAATAAAAGAGATATTTTTGTCGAGGAAAGCAATCTTGGACGCACTGCCTAAAGATGTGGTTGCTAgtattgaaaaattatactCGAATTCGATGAA GTTTAAGATTGATGTTGACCAGAAAGGTGACAAAATCAGGAATTGGTATTCTAAAGTGTGGAAGGATCCAGAAAATGAATGTAAGTTGCTGGAGAAAACGGTGGGATTATCTTTTCTTCAGTCGTATACTGGTGAAGAAGACAACGATTTTGTGGATGAAGAGGAAAACCGTTCACCGTCAAAAGTAGAGATGAACAGACAGAAGGTGGACGGTAAAAGAGAGAAGGATGACACGAAGAAGAAGAACAGATTGAGCGAAGATGCGGgaaaaatagatgtcgaaagaaagaagaagtgTATCAGAGAAAAGAGTAAGAGCGTAGATGATGCGGATGAAGTTTTAGATAGGAAGAACAAACGGAAGAAAGATAAAGCGAAGAAGAAGGAGAGACGGGCGAAAGAGAAGAAGAAGCGCAAGAAGCTGAAagggaagaagaagaagagagaTAAGGACGATGAGGAGGAAGACAAATCAGCGGGAAAGTCCGAAAAACCCAGCAAGCAGCAAGTTATGGAGGAACTGAAAATAATCGAAGAAAAACTGGCCAAAAAGAGAGAACAAGAAAAGTCCAACGCCGATgcggaaaaagaaaaaaatcccaaAAGAAAATACTCTGATCGCGAAGAAAGCGGAAAAGAGACGAAGTACGAAAGACAGAGGAGATCGAGCGAAAAAACAATGGAAAAAGAGAAGAATTCTGAAGAAAAGGAGCCAAAGAAACCCGATCGATTGGAAAAACAGGACGACGgtaaaaaagcgaaaattcCACCGGAACTGGGAAAAAAAGAGCAGAAAAAGTCGAGACTTTCGGACGAGATGTTGCtggagccaaaaaaaaaatctcgatGGTCCGAACCGGTCGTCCCCAAAGGGGAAACCTTGAGCGTCGACAACTTGGCCGTAATCGAAGAGATCATGAGAGCCGAGGCGGCCCACGAAAAAGTCCTGCAGAAGGTGGAGGAACTGAAGAAACACGACGCGACCGCGGCAACCGGAGTCGTCAAGGAAACGACGCCCGACACTGACGAGTACCACTCGCACTGGGAGAGCGACGACGACGTCTCGTCCTCGGTCCCCCGCCAGCCCCTGAAGCTTAACAGATCGTGGGAGAGCGACGAAGAGCTGTTCGAGAGGACCTACAACAAGAACAAAACGCAATCGGATTGCTACAGCAACCTCGAGATCCCCCTGAACATCAAAACCTTCTCGAGGCGGGCCAAGTGGGACGACCAGTTCAAGCTGCTGGAGGAGGAGCGGAGGACGCTCAGCGAGGAGAGGAAGAAACTGGAACTGGAGAAgcagaaaatattaaaactgcAAGAGGAGACCAAGCTGGACCTGTTGGAGGAGAAGAAGAATCAAGAGGAGGCGAAAGAAACCGTCAGGATGCGTTCTTCGACGCCCGAGATAGAACCCCCCGTCAAGGTGAAGAAAGAGAAAT TGAGTTCGACCGAGTCGAATTACCCGATCGCGGTCCTGGAGAATGAGTACGCCGAGTTCATCAAGGCTGTCAGTTCGGATTCTTCTGTTTCGACGAAGAAAAAGACCGAACGGAGAAGTTCGAGTTCGACCAGTTCGACTTCGTCGAGTTCCGACAGCGACCacaagaagaaaaaacgcAAGGCCAAGatgaaaaagaagaagaggAAGAAGAAGGGGCGCGATTGTGAGGGGTTATTGTTGGGGAAAGGCAACATCTTCAACGAGTTTGATATTCCAGTTCCTAGCGATCTCCCCGAGATGGTGCCAACTCCTCTCCCTGTCCCCTCCCCGATAGTCCCCGTCGACTCGATCCTACCTCTCGCCCCTCCCAATCTGCTGCTGAATTCCATAGTCGATATAAAGGAGAAGAAGACTGTGGAAGAACCAAAACTCGATCCAGGTTTGGATCTAACGAAACCGTTTGTGTTCTCTTCTATAGTTCTACCAAGTAAGAAACTTTCGTTGATGGACAATTCCAATTTGAATCTGAACGACGACTCGGACAGCGCCGACTTCACCGACAAGTTTGTGAGGAAACCGGAGGGAAAGGAAGCGATCAAGAccgaagaaaaagaagaagaagaagaagagacaGTGGTCGAGGAAAACAAGATGGAGATCGTTGAAAAGTGTGAGATGGATCTAAGAGAAGACGAGGCGAACGACGTGGATCAGTTGAAGGAAGTGGAAGAAAAGGAGATGAAGATCGATGCGGAACCTGCGACTGGACCGGTGGAAGAAGCGACGAAAAATGCGTCGCCCTTCGTCGAAAGAGACACGCCCAAAGAGCCGCCCCATCAGGAGGTCAAACCCGCCGTCGAGAACGAACCGAAAATCAAACGCTCACGTTCGGTGTCGCCGCATCGGCGGTTCACCGACAAACCCAAGGAGAAGAGGCGGAGCCGGTCCAGGAGCCCCAAGAGACGCAGCCCCATCAGAAGGCGTGAACTGAGCCCGCCCTTGCGTCGCCGCTACCCCTCCCCCAGGAGGCGCACCCCGCCCAGAAGACGCGGCTCCCCGCGTAGGCGCACTCCTTCGCCCCGGCGACGCACTCCTTCACCCCGGAGGCGTTCTCCTTCGCCCAGGAGGCGTTCCTCTTCGCCGAGACGTCGCTCTCATTCGCCGCGACGTCGATTGTCGCCGTTGCGCCGCAGAAGGCGGAGCCCGTCGATGTCTCCGCCCCGTTCTAGGGGCGGACTCCGCAAGAGGACGCCCTCGCCGCGGATAAGGAGGTCCTCGCCGTTGAACTCGCCGCTCGACGGGTTCAAGAGGAGCGTGGCGGACTCCACAATCAGCGACGACATGCTGCCCCAGCCGAATCCGGATGATTACGTCGAGTCTCCGCCGTCGTACGGGTCGAAGTATTACGACAGGAAGTCGAGGAAGAGTTCGCTGTCGCCGCAGCCCTCGCCGAAGAGGCTCTCGTTGGACGACAGGATCAACCAGGTTCTCGGTTTGGAGAAGAACGAGCCTCCCAAACCGATCGAGACAGTTTACCCCAACTACGGTTACAGTCATACGTACGCCCAACAGTGTCCCCAGTATCCTCAGTACGGTCAGTATGGGATGCCGAAGAACGATTATGTACAACCGTACGGACCGATGTTGTACACGCAACCTCCCCCGCCCATCGCCAAACCGGTGCCGACGCCCACCAAAGTGGTTCAAGTGGGGAACATTTTGCAGGTGGTGCCGACCGAGGAGATTCCACCGATCATGGTCGAAACCAAG CCTCCCGAGAGAGCCCAGAAGATAGTGCAAGTGGGCAACATGCTTCAGATCGTGCCGGCGGTGATCGCGACGTCCAAGCAGCCAGTGTTGGATGTCGCACCGCCGCCCAACATCCCGGTCCCCCCGCTCCCCGAAAAACAGTCGGCGGAGGCGGTGATGAAGCAGAAGGCCGCCGAACGCAAAGCCGAGCGGGAGAAGCGACGACAGGAGCGCGAAAGACGACGGAAAGACAAAGAGAAGAAACGGAAGGAAAAAGAGAAGAGGAAACAAATGAAACTCAAGATCAAAACCGAGAACATGATAAAG AGGGCGATCCAGCTGGAAACGGAGGCGTTGGCGAACGACGACGCGGACGAGAACGGAGACAACTCCGAGGCTGCCGTCCAATGGCCGCCCGTTCCGGTGGTGGTGTCGAGCACGCCATCCTGCAAGGGCATCCTGTTGGCACAGGGGGGCAG TGGGAAGAGAAAGACGGTGCAGTTCGCGGACGGGGTGCGACCGGGCGAGGGCACCTCCCCCTCGGGAGGGGAGGAGCTGTCGTCGCCACCACCCAATCCGTCGAAACTCCCCAAAGAGAAGCGCTACAAGAAGCTGAAGGTCCCGAAGAAGAGCAAGAAAAAGAAGATCAAGGTGAAGGTGGTGAAGAGAGTACAAAACGTGGAAGAAGACGAGGACGACGACGAAGACGACAATCTGCCGCCGCCGTCGCCGCCCCCGGGCTCGCCGCCACCGCACGTGTTCCCGTCGAGAGTCAAAACGCACACCATCAATAACGTGCACCAGTACGTCGGAAACATCATGCCCAACAGCGCCGCCGGGTTCGCCTTCAGGCAGCCGATGCCCGTGGTGCTCAACAGACATCAGCCGCCCCCGGCGTTCATGCCGGCCGCTTATCCAG
- the LOC138137914 gene encoding titin homolog isoform X2: MEAEAGLVLPDISIVDSPQPPPGSNFPRPDFSEIISDDVNDSSADKNEGPLVKPTFKSALQAKKRLQAFSTNRPGSLPSSPSTKKPKLNVGLDEKIEETLAAAKKTTKKGNYRDDKAKAVIEEIEELKRNEQTYLELRRQSLKRSRSRSRSPDKRRFKKVDKKARNYRRRSVSPEKPKKPKKAQVKKYPRNWREFYESDSNFDLNRDFEVALPAGSNEQVLFESPSLPITPFKMKTVNREERVVPFEYIRFTRAKPVVPYSVNFGAIKEIFLSRKAILDALPKDVVASIEKLYSNSMKFKIDVDQKGDKIRNWYSKVWKDPENECKLLEKTVGLSFLQSYTGEEDNDFVDEEENRSPSKVEMNRQKVDGKREKDDTKKKNRLSEDAGKIDVERKKKCIREKSKSVDDADEVLDRKNKRKKDKAKKKERRAKEKKKRKKLKGKKKKRDKDDEEEDKSAGKSEKPSKQQVMEELKIIEEKLAKKREQEKSNADAEKEKNPKRKYSDREESGKETKYERQRRSSEKTMEKEKNSEEKEPKKPDRLEKQDDGKKAKIPPELGKKEQKKSRLSDEMLLEPKKKSRWSEPVVPKGETLSVDNLAVIEEIMRAEAAHEKVLQKVEELKKHDATAATGVVKETTPDTDEYHSHWESDDDVSSSVPRQPLKLNRSWESDEELFERTYNKNKTQSDCYSNLEIPLNIKTFSRRAKWDDQFKLLEEERRTLSEERKKLELEKQKILKLQEETKLDLLEEKKNQEEAKETVRMRSSTPEIEPPVKVKKEKCDVLDFSIDSLNNSLLSTVSSTESNYPIAVLENEYAEFIKAVSSDSSVSTKKKTERRSSSSTSSTSSSSDSDHKKKKRKAKMKKKKRKKKGRDCEGLLLGKGNIFNEFDIPVPSDLPEMVPTPLPVPSPIVPVDSILPLAPPNLLLNSIVDIKEKKTVEEPKLDPGLDLTKPFVFSSIVLPSKKLSLMDNSNLNLNDDSDSADFTDKFVRKPEGKEAIKTEEKEEEEEETVVEENKMEIVEKCEMDLREDEANDVDQLKEVEEKEMKIDAEPATGPVEEATKNASPFVERDTPKEPPHQEVKPAVENEPKIKRSRSVSPHRRFTDKPKEKRRSRSRSPKRRSPIRRRELSPPLRRRYPSPRRRTPPRRRGSPRRRTPSPRRRTPSPRRRSPSPRRRSSSPRRRSHSPRRRLSPLRRRRRSPSMSPPRSRGGLRKRTPSPRIRRSSPLNSPLDGFKRSVADSTISDDMLPQPNPDDYVESPPSYGSKYYDRKSRKSSLSPQPSPKRLSLDDRINQVLGLEKNEPPKPIETVYPNYGYSHTYAQQCPQYPQYGQYGMPKNDYVQPYGPMLYTQPPPPIAKPVPTPTKVVQVGNILQVVPTEEIPPIMVETKPPERAQKIVQVGNMLQIVPAVIATSKQPVLDVAPPPNIPVPPLPEKQSAEAVMKQKAAERKAEREKRRQERERRRKDKEKKRKEKEKRKQMKLKIKTENMIKRAIQLETEALANDDADENGDNSEAAVQWPPVPVVVSSTPSCKGILLAQGGSGKRKTVQFADGVRPGEGTSPSGGEELSSPPPNPSKLPKEKRYKKLKVPKKSKKKKIKVKVVKRVQNVEEDEDDDEDDNLPPPSPPPGSPPPHVFPSRVKTHTINNVHQYVGNIMPNSAAGFAFRQPMPVVLNRHQPPPAFMPAAYPDVNSLSHPAYQGVPSHH, encoded by the exons ATGGAGGCAGAAGCTGGTCTCGTTCTTCCAGATATTTCAATCGTAGATTCGCCCCAGCCGCCCCCCGGCTCTAATTTTCCCAGACCAGatttttcagaaattatttCCGACGACGTTAACGACAGTTCGGCCGATAAAAATGAGGGGCCCCTCGTAAAACCGACGTTTAAGAGCGCCCTGCAGGCGAAAAAGCGCCTGCAAGCGTTTTCGACCAACCGACCGGGTTCGCTGCCATCGTCGCCTTCCACCAAAAAACCGAAACTCAATGTGGGACTCGACGAGAAAATCGAAGAAACGTTGGCGGCCGCCAAGAAAACAACCAAAAAAG GTAATTATCGCGACGACAAGGCAAAGGCGGTGATCGAAGAAATCGAAGAGTTGAAGAGAAATGAACAAACATACTTGGAATTACGAAGACAATCACTAAAAAGATCAAGATCTAGGTCGAGATCACCAG ATAAGAGGCGATTCAAAAAAGTCGACAAGAAGGCGAGAAATTACAGGAGGAGGTCGGTGAGTCCAGAAAAGCCCAAGAAACCCAAAAAGGCCCAAGTGAAAAAATACCCAAGAAATTGGCGAGAGTTTTACGAGTCGGATTCAAATTTCGATTTAAATCGAGATTTTGAAGTGGCTTTGCCCGCCGGAAGTAATGA ACAAGTACTCTTCGAATCTCCATCTCTGCCTATCACTCCATTTAAAATGAAGACTGTCAACAGAGAGGAAAGAGTCGTTCCGTTTGAATATATCAG ATTCACTCGAGCAAAACCTGTTGTACCTTATAGCGTGAATTTTGGTGCAATAAAAGAGATATTTTTGTCGAGGAAAGCAATCTTGGACGCACTGCCTAAAGATGTGGTTGCTAgtattgaaaaattatactCGAATTCGATGAA GTTTAAGATTGATGTTGACCAGAAAGGTGACAAAATCAGGAATTGGTATTCTAAAGTGTGGAAGGATCCAGAAAATGAATGTAAGTTGCTGGAGAAAACGGTGGGATTATCTTTTCTTCAGTCGTATACTGGTGAAGAAGACAACGATTTTGTGGATGAAGAGGAAAACCGTTCACCGTCAAAAGTAGAGATGAACAGACAGAAGGTGGACGGTAAAAGAGAGAAGGATGACACGAAGAAGAAGAACAGATTGAGCGAAGATGCGGgaaaaatagatgtcgaaagaaagaagaagtgTATCAGAGAAAAGAGTAAGAGCGTAGATGATGCGGATGAAGTTTTAGATAGGAAGAACAAACGGAAGAAAGATAAAGCGAAGAAGAAGGAGAGACGGGCGAAAGAGAAGAAGAAGCGCAAGAAGCTGAAagggaagaagaagaagagagaTAAGGACGATGAGGAGGAAGACAAATCAGCGGGAAAGTCCGAAAAACCCAGCAAGCAGCAAGTTATGGAGGAACTGAAAATAATCGAAGAAAAACTGGCCAAAAAGAGAGAACAAGAAAAGTCCAACGCCGATgcggaaaaagaaaaaaatcccaaAAGAAAATACTCTGATCGCGAAGAAAGCGGAAAAGAGACGAAGTACGAAAGACAGAGGAGATCGAGCGAAAAAACAATGGAAAAAGAGAAGAATTCTGAAGAAAAGGAGCCAAAGAAACCCGATCGATTGGAAAAACAGGACGACGgtaaaaaagcgaaaattcCACCGGAACTGGGAAAAAAAGAGCAGAAAAAGTCGAGACTTTCGGACGAGATGTTGCtggagccaaaaaaaaaatctcgatGGTCCGAACCGGTCGTCCCCAAAGGGGAAACCTTGAGCGTCGACAACTTGGCCGTAATCGAAGAGATCATGAGAGCCGAGGCGGCCCACGAAAAAGTCCTGCAGAAGGTGGAGGAACTGAAGAAACACGACGCGACCGCGGCAACCGGAGTCGTCAAGGAAACGACGCCCGACACTGACGAGTACCACTCGCACTGGGAGAGCGACGACGACGTCTCGTCCTCGGTCCCCCGCCAGCCCCTGAAGCTTAACAGATCGTGGGAGAGCGACGAAGAGCTGTTCGAGAGGACCTACAACAAGAACAAAACGCAATCGGATTGCTACAGCAACCTCGAGATCCCCCTGAACATCAAAACCTTCTCGAGGCGGGCCAAGTGGGACGACCAGTTCAAGCTGCTGGAGGAGGAGCGGAGGACGCTCAGCGAGGAGAGGAAGAAACTGGAACTGGAGAAgcagaaaatattaaaactgcAAGAGGAGACCAAGCTGGACCTGTTGGAGGAGAAGAAGAATCAAGAGGAGGCGAAAGAAACCGTCAGGATGCGTTCTTCGACGCCCGAGATAGAACCCCCCGTCAAGGTGAAGAAAGAGAAATGTGACGTATTAGATTTCAGTATTGACAGTCTGAATAACAGTCTTTTGAGTACAGTGAGTTCGACCGAGTCGAATTACCCGATCGCGGTCCTGGAGAATGAGTACGCCGAGTTCATCAAGGCTGTCAGTTCGGATTCTTCTGTTTCGACGAAGAAAAAGACCGAACGGAGAAGTTCGAGTTCGACCAGTTCGACTTCGTCGAGTTCCGACAGCGACCacaagaagaaaaaacgcAAGGCCAAGatgaaaaagaagaagaggAAGAAGAAGGGGCGCGATTGTGAGGGGTTATTGTTGGGGAAAGGCAACATCTTCAACGAGTTTGATATTCCAGTTCCTAGCGATCTCCCCGAGATGGTGCCAACTCCTCTCCCTGTCCCCTCCCCGATAGTCCCCGTCGACTCGATCCTACCTCTCGCCCCTCCCAATCTGCTGCTGAATTCCATAGTCGATATAAAGGAGAAGAAGACTGTGGAAGAACCAAAACTCGATCCAGGTTTGGATCTAACGAAACCGTTTGTGTTCTCTTCTATAGTTCTACCAAGTAAGAAACTTTCGTTGATGGACAATTCCAATTTGAATCTGAACGACGACTCGGACAGCGCCGACTTCACCGACAAGTTTGTGAGGAAACCGGAGGGAAAGGAAGCGATCAAGAccgaagaaaaagaagaagaagaagaagagacaGTGGTCGAGGAAAACAAGATGGAGATCGTTGAAAAGTGTGAGATGGATCTAAGAGAAGACGAGGCGAACGACGTGGATCAGTTGAAGGAAGTGGAAGAAAAGGAGATGAAGATCGATGCGGAACCTGCGACTGGACCGGTGGAAGAAGCGACGAAAAATGCGTCGCCCTTCGTCGAAAGAGACACGCCCAAAGAGCCGCCCCATCAGGAGGTCAAACCCGCCGTCGAGAACGAACCGAAAATCAAACGCTCACGTTCGGTGTCGCCGCATCGGCGGTTCACCGACAAACCCAAGGAGAAGAGGCGGAGCCGGTCCAGGAGCCCCAAGAGACGCAGCCCCATCAGAAGGCGTGAACTGAGCCCGCCCTTGCGTCGCCGCTACCCCTCCCCCAGGAGGCGCACCCCGCCCAGAAGACGCGGCTCCCCGCGTAGGCGCACTCCTTCGCCCCGGCGACGCACTCCTTCACCCCGGAGGCGTTCTCCTTCGCCCAGGAGGCGTTCCTCTTCGCCGAGACGTCGCTCTCATTCGCCGCGACGTCGATTGTCGCCGTTGCGCCGCAGAAGGCGGAGCCCGTCGATGTCTCCGCCCCGTTCTAGGGGCGGACTCCGCAAGAGGACGCCCTCGCCGCGGATAAGGAGGTCCTCGCCGTTGAACTCGCCGCTCGACGGGTTCAAGAGGAGCGTGGCGGACTCCACAATCAGCGACGACATGCTGCCCCAGCCGAATCCGGATGATTACGTCGAGTCTCCGCCGTCGTACGGGTCGAAGTATTACGACAGGAAGTCGAGGAAGAGTTCGCTGTCGCCGCAGCCCTCGCCGAAGAGGCTCTCGTTGGACGACAGGATCAACCAGGTTCTCGGTTTGGAGAAGAACGAGCCTCCCAAACCGATCGAGACAGTTTACCCCAACTACGGTTACAGTCATACGTACGCCCAACAGTGTCCCCAGTATCCTCAGTACGGTCAGTATGGGATGCCGAAGAACGATTATGTACAACCGTACGGACCGATGTTGTACACGCAACCTCCCCCGCCCATCGCCAAACCGGTGCCGACGCCCACCAAAGTGGTTCAAGTGGGGAACATTTTGCAGGTGGTGCCGACCGAGGAGATTCCACCGATCATGGTCGAAACCAAG CCTCCCGAGAGAGCCCAGAAGATAGTGCAAGTGGGCAACATGCTTCAGATCGTGCCGGCGGTGATCGCGACGTCCAAGCAGCCAGTGTTGGATGTCGCACCGCCGCCCAACATCCCGGTCCCCCCGCTCCCCGAAAAACAGTCGGCGGAGGCGGTGATGAAGCAGAAGGCCGCCGAACGCAAAGCCGAGCGGGAGAAGCGACGACAGGAGCGCGAAAGACGACGGAAAGACAAAGAGAAGAAACGGAAGGAAAAAGAGAAGAGGAAACAAATGAAACTCAAGATCAAAACCGAGAACATGATAAAG AGGGCGATCCAGCTGGAAACGGAGGCGTTGGCGAACGACGACGCGGACGAGAACGGAGACAACTCCGAGGCTGCCGTCCAATGGCCGCCCGTTCCGGTGGTGGTGTCGAGCACGCCATCCTGCAAGGGCATCCTGTTGGCACAGGGGGGCAG TGGGAAGAGAAAGACGGTGCAGTTCGCGGACGGGGTGCGACCGGGCGAGGGCACCTCCCCCTCGGGAGGGGAGGAGCTGTCGTCGCCACCACCCAATCCGTCGAAACTCCCCAAAGAGAAGCGCTACAAGAAGCTGAAGGTCCCGAAGAAGAGCAAGAAAAAGAAGATCAAGGTGAAGGTGGTGAAGAGAGTACAAAACGTGGAAGAAGACGAGGACGACGACGAAGACGACAATCTGCCGCCGCCGTCGCCGCCCCCGGGCTCGCCGCCACCGCACGTGTTCCCGTCGAGAGTCAAAACGCACACCATCAATAACGTGCACCAGTACGTCGGAAACATCATGCCCAACAGCGCCGCCGGGTTCGCCTTCAGGCAGCCGATGCCCGTGGTGCTCAACAGACATCAGCCGCCCCCGGCGTTCATGCCGGCCGCTTATCCAG